GCCGCGAGCTCGGCCGCCCTGCCGCTGAGGCGCAGCGACGGCGCGCCGCTCGCGGCGGAGACGACCTCCACCTCGGTCCACGCGCCGCCGATCCCCCAGCCGGTGCCCAGCGCCTTGAAGAAGGCCTCCTTGGCCGCGAAGCGCGCGGCGAAGCTCTCCGGCGGATGCTTCGAGGCGCCGCAGCGCTCCGCCTCGGCGGCGGTGAAGAGGCGGCGGAGCGCGCGCCCGCCCTTGCGCTCCAGCACCGCCCACACGCGGTCGATGCGGACGACGTCGATCCCCAGGCCAACGATCATCGTGCCAGGCAGCCTTGCGCGCGCGGGTGCGGTGTCGACAACGTGAGCCGGCGCGGCAACATACCTCGCGCCCGCGCACCCCTCAACCGCCCGCGGCACGCGGTTCGCAAGGGCGCGCGGCGGCGGCATCCCCCTGGAACATCACGGCTGCGGACGGCGGCGGAGGCGGACGGCGAGTGGCGCGGAACCCATGGCGGGCACGAACGAGGCTGCTGGCCGTGGTGGCCGCCGGGATCCTGGCCGGGATCCTGGTGGGCACCCTCCTCGTGCATCTCCTCCTCTCCCCGAACAAGCCGACGCCCTAGGGCCAGTGCCCAGTGCCCAGTGCCCAGTGCCCAGTGCTCACTGCTGAGTGCGGGACGCTCGGTGGTCTGCCGCGGCTCGTCGCATCTCGTTATCTTTCTTCGCCTTCCGAAATCACCGAGCGGCAACGCCGCACTACCGCGAAAACGGTCGGGCGGCTACCATCCATCAGGGGACTTCGGCACCCTCCGATCTCCTGAATCTTTTTCCGTGGTGCGTCGTATCAAGGCCAGCGGCAAGCAGCGCCGGGAGGACATGCGCCCGCCGGTTCCTTGAATAGATCTGCCGCGCGCGCCGCGGCCGGGGAGTGAGCCCATGTACTGTTCCACCTGCGGGTCCCGGGTTGCCGAGGGCCGCGCCACCTGCCAGGTCTGCGGCGCCACCGCCGCGCGTGCGCCGTATCCGACGTATCCGGCCGCGGGGGTGGCGCCGGCGTTCTCGCCCGCCTATCCGGCCGCGCCCATCCAGGTGTGCCCGCGCTGCGGCTACCGCGGGATGAGCGCCGGCTACTACACGCGCGGCAGCCACGTGGCCGCGCTGGTGATCCTCTCGGTGATGTTCCTCCCCGCGGGGCTCCTGTACGTGCTCCTCCGCCACAACCACCGCGTCTGCCCGGCGTGCGGCCTGGGATGGGGCGCGCACGGCTCGCAGGCGCTGGCGCTGGTCCCCGGCGGCGCGGCGGCCACGCTCCCCTCGAACGATCCGGCCATCCCCGTCTCCGAGTCCACGGCCAAGCGCTGGTTCTCGTACCTGCTGCTGGTCATCGGCACCATCACCATGGTGGCCGGGCTCGCGAACTTCGAGTTCGCGCCGCTGCTGGTGGGGGCGATGTTCGCCGGCGGCGGGGGGATGCTGCTGAAGGGCGTGAAGAACGACCGCGAGAAGCGCCGCGACGCCATCATCCAGAGCCTGCAGCTCCCCGTCATCCAGCTGGCCGCGAAGAAGGGCGGCCGGCTGACGGTGACCGACGTGGCCACGGAGATGGGGTGGCCGATGGCGCGCGCCGAGAAGGTGCTGAACTCGCTGGACGACGGGATGCGGGTGATGAGCGACATCACCGACGAAGGCGTGATCGTGTACGACTTCCTGGAGATCCGCACCGCGCAGCTCCCCGGCGCCGGCGGCCGCCAGAGCGCCCTCCCCGCCTGACGGCGGCGCTCCCTCGAAGCGACGATCGGGTCCCCGGCGTTCCGCGCCGGGGACCCGATCTTTTTTCTCACGCAGGGTCAGCAGGGTGAGCAGTTGAACCGCGGTTCTCTGCTGACCCTGCTGACTCTGCGTGAGACTTTCTGTTTCCGGATCCGGGGATGGACAAGAATGGCGCTGGAACGCACGGCGGAGAGGGTTTACATTTCCGCGGCCGTCACGGCGTGGCGTCGGCCTCGGCGATGCCGCCGGAGTCGGGGCTCTTGGCGCGGCGCTTGGCCTCGGCCACGATCTCGCCCAGGTGCTCCACCGACGGCCACCGCGCGGGGTCGATGCGCACGATCGCCGCGGAGAAGCGGGTGAGCGGGAACTCGCGCTCTTCGCCGTCGCGGTCCAGCCCGCGGTAGGTGCCCGAGCTCGCCGTGTCGGCGGGGAGATGGCGCTTGAGGCCGACGTCGAACCTGCGGCGCGCGTCCTCGGCCAGGCGCAGGGCGTCCTCGGGCGGGCAGAGGAGCACGAAGTCGTCGCCGCCCACGTGGCCCAGGAAGACGTCGGGGCGTCCGCGGCCGACGGTGGTGAGCGCCGCGGCCGCCTCGCGGATGGCCGAGTCGGCCACGGCGAAGCCGAAGCGGTCGGAGAAGGGCTTGAAGTAGTCCAGGTCGAAGTAGGCCACCGTGAAGGGCTCGCCCACCTCGCGCCGGCGCTCGAGCTCCTGGTAGATGGCCTCGCCGCCGGGGAGGCCCGTCGTCGGGTTGCGGTCCCGCCCGCGCTGGGCCAGGCGCAGGAGCGCGCCGACGCGGGCCAGCAGCTCGCGGGGGTCGAAGGGCTTGGCCAGGTAGTCGTCGGCGCCGGCGTCGAAGCCGCCGAGGCGGTCCTCGATCCCGCGCTGCGCGGTGAGGATGAGGACCGGGACGTGCGCGGTGGCCGGGTCGCGCTTGATCCGCCGGCAGACCTCGAAGCCGTCGGGGTCGCCCATGCGGTAGTCGAGCACCACCAGGTCCGGCAGGCGCTGCCGCAGCTCGTCGAGCGCGGCGGTGCCGTCGGCCACGTCATGCACCTCGTGCCCCGCGGAGGCCAGCACCTGCGTCGTCATCCGCCGCAGCGCGTCGTCGTCTTCCGCGAACAGGATCCGGCTCATCGATCTCGTGGCGCTCCCATGTTCCGTCCCCCACGTCCCCGGCGCATCCGTCAGCCGATGATCTCCCGCACCTTCCGCGCGCGCGCCGCGCTGCTGTACGCGCTCCTCCTCGCAACCGCCGCGCCCGCCGCCGTCCGGGCGCAGGCGGGGCCTAATCTAGCACCGCAGGGCGCCAGCGGCGCAACCACGGCGTCGCTGTCGCTTGCGGACCGCATCGACGCCATCCTCGCGCGCCCCGCCAATCGCCGCGCCGACTGGGGGATCGAGGTGCGCGAGCTGGCCACGGGGCGCCTCCTGTATTCGCGCAACGCCGGGCGCCTCTTCATCCCCGCCAGCAACCTCAAGCTGCTGGTGACGAGCACCGCGGCGCACCATCTGGCCCCCGACTATCGCTACCGCACAACGGTCTACGCCACCGGCCCGGTGCGCGACGGCGTGCTGCAGGGCGACGTGGTGCTGTACGGCCGCGGCGACCCGCTGATCTCCGACCGCGGCGGCCGGCGGCGCACCGGGGCGTGGGAGGAGCTGGCCGACTCGCTCCTGGCCGCGGGCGTCCACCGCGTCGCCGGCGGGGTGGTGGCCGACGACTCGTACTTCGAGCCCGCGCACCTGCGTCCCGACTGGAAGCCGTCGGACCTGCGCTGGTGGTACGCCGCCCCCGTGGGCGCGCTCGGCTACAACGACAACGCCGTGCAGACGCGCTCGGGCGAGTTCGCCGCCGTGCCGAACGGCGCCGAGTACGCCGGCGGCAGCTTCCGCGACGTCCTGGAGAGCAGGGGGATTGCCCTGGATCGCCACGACGTGCGCGTGGTGACCGATCCCGCGCGCACCGACACGGCGGCGTCGCTGGGGAGCCACTGGAGCGACCCGCTGCCCGAGGTGATCGCGCCGATCCTGCTGAACAGCCAGAACTGGATCGCCGAGACGCTGCTGAAGACGGTGGGGCGCGAGGTGCGCGGCGTGGGGAGCTGGGACGCGGGGATCGCCGTGGAGCGCGACTTCCTCACCCGCGTGGTGGGGATCGACTCGGCCGATTTCCGCCTGCGCGACGGCTCCGGGCTGTCGGCCAACAACGGGGTGACCCCGCGCGCCTTCGTGCAGCTGCTCGGCTACGTGGCCCGCACGCCGGAGATGTCGGTGGTGCGCGCGTCGCTCCCCGTCTCCGGCCGCGAGGGGTCGCTCAAGACGCGCCTGACCGACCTCCCGGGCCGCGTGTGGGCGAAGACGGGGTACATCGGCGGGGTCGACTCGCTGAGCGGCTACGTCACCACCTGGGACGGGCGCACGGTGATCTTTTCCATCATCGCCAACCGCTCCGGGCAGACGTCCGGCCGCATGAAGGCGGGGATCGACGACGTCGTGCGCGCCATCGCCGCGTCGCCGGCGCAGTAAGAAACAGATTGGGCTCACGCAGAGTCAGCAGAGTTAGCAGTAACAACTGCAGTTCAACTGCTGACTCTGCTAACCCTGCGTGAGACATTCAGTTTTTCCGTCGTTCGCTCCGCGATCGGCGCCGCTCGCGGCCGGAAACCCGCCGCTGGGCGCGAGGCCCTCTCCCACGATCCGGGGAGAGGGTTATCTTTTGTCCCGCATCGCCATACCCGTTCTCCCGACGATTCCCATCGTGACGCTTCGCATCTGCATCGCCCTCGCGGCGATCGCCCTGGCCGCATCGGCCTCGCACGCGCAGACGCGGCATCCCTCGCGCGGCAGGCCCATCACCCCCGCGCTGGCGGAGGCCACGTTCGACTCGGCGTGGTCGGTGATCGACCACACGCTGTGGGATACCACCGTCGCCAACACGCTGTGGCGGCAGGCGCGCGCCGACCTCCGCCCCCGCGCCCTGCGCGCGCGCACCGCCGAGGAGCTGCGCGACGTGATGGAGGAGATGGTGGGCCGCCTCCCCTACTCGCACTTCGAGGTGATCGCCGGCGAGGTGTCGGACTCCCTCTCCGCCGCGCCCGCCGGCCGGGGCGACGCGGGGATGGAGGTGCGGCTGGTGGGCGGCCGCTACCTCGTCACCCGCGTGGAGCCGGGCGGACCCGCCGCGGCCGCCGGCGTGCGCCCGGGGTGGGTCGTGGACGCGGTGGGAACGCGCACCGCACGGCGGATCCTCGAGCTGGTCGGCCAGGTGCCCGCGGCGAAGGAGGCGCGCGGCCGCCAGCTCTACGCGTGGATCGCCATGACCGGCGCGCTGAAGGGCCCGCCCGGCACCCGTCTGCGCGTCCGCTTCCTCGACGGCGCCGACCGCCCCGTCACCCGCGAGTTGGCGCTGCGCGAGCCGGCGGGGGCGATGACGGAGAAGTTCGGCAACCTTCCCACGCTGGCGATCACCTGGGACTCGCGCCGGGTGCGCGCGGCGGACGGGACGACCGCGGGAGTGATCCGCTTCAACTACTGGATGCCCGTGGTGATGGCGCGCCTGAACGCGGCCGTCGACTCGCTGCGCGACACCGACGGAATGATCGTGGACCTGCGCGGCAACCTGGGCGGCCTGGGCCTGATGGCGTCGGGGTTCGCGGGCCACTTCCTGGACCGCGTCGACACCCTGGGGGTGATGCGGACGCGCACGACCACCCTCTACCTCGTCTCCAACCCGCGCAGGGTGGACACGCAGGCGCGGCCGGTGCGCCCGTACGCCGGCCCGCTGGCGGTGCTGACCGACGCGATGACGGGCAGCACCAGCGAATTCTTCGCGGGCGGGCTGCAGCAGCTGGGGCGCGTGCGCGTGTTCGGCGAGCCGTCGGCCGCGGCGGCGCTCCCCGCGCTGGCGGTGAAGCTCCCCGACGGCGACGTGCTGCTGCACGCGGTGGCCGACTTCACGGGGAAGACGGGGAAGCGCTTCGAGGGGATCGGGGTGACGCCCGACCTGGCCGCGCCGCCCACCCGCGCCGCGCTGCTGGCCGGCCACGACCCCGCGCTCGACGCGGCGCTGGCCTGGATCGCGGAGACGAGACGCAGCCGCGCGTCCGCGCGGTGAGCATGCCCGCGGCGGGGCCTTCCGCCGCACCGGCGCCGCGTTCGCGCGGCGCGCATCCGAACCTGGAGATTTCGAGATGATTCGCATTCGTTTCGCCCGCGCGCTGGGCCTCGCGGCGATCGCCGTCGCCGCGCAGGCCGGGGCCGCCGCGGCGCAGCAGACCCTTCCCCCCGCGTCGGAGATCGTGGAGAAGTACGTCCGCGCCATCGGCGGGCACGACGCCATCGCCCGGCTTCAGGCGCGCCACATGACCGCCGAGCTCAGCATGCCGGCGATGGGGATGACGATGACGATGGAGTCGTTCGCCGCGCGCCCCGACAAGTCGGTGATGCACATGTCGATGAACGGGATGCAGATGGCCGAGGGCTACGACGGGCAGGTGGCCTGGTCGTCGGACCCGATGAACGGCCCGCGCATCATCGACGGCGCGGAGCTGGCGCAGCGGCAGGACATGGCCTCGTTCGACAACGCGCTCGACTTCGCCAAGGTGTTCCCGAAGCTGGAGACCATCGGCGAGAAGACGGTGAACGGAAAGGCGTGCTGGAACGTGCGGATGACCGGCCAGCGCGGCACCGTGCAGGAGGGCTGCTTCGACAAGGAGAGCGGGCTGCTCGTCGCCACCCACGCCGTCCGCCAGAGCCGCATGGGCGAGATCCCCGTCGACGCCACCTACGGCGAGTACAAGCAGTTCGACGGCGTGCTCATCCCCACCGTCTCCACCATCTCGCAGGGCGGGCAGCAGCTCGTGGTCACGCTCAAGTCGCTGAGCCACGACCCCGTCCCCGCG
This genomic interval from Longimicrobium sp. contains the following:
- a CDS encoding holo-ACP synthase, which codes for MIVGLGIDVVRIDRVWAVLERKGGRALRRLFTAAEAERCGASKHPPESFAARFAAKEAFFKALGTGWGIGGAWTEVEVVSAASGAPSLRLSGRAAELAAERGATRIHLSMTHADDTAAAVVVLEGE
- a CDS encoding response regulator — encoded protein: MSRILFAEDDDALRRMTTQVLASAGHEVHDVADGTAALDELRQRLPDLVVLDYRMGDPDGFEVCRRIKRDPATAHVPVLILTAQRGIEDRLGGFDAGADDYLAKPFDPRELLARVGALLRLAQRGRDRNPTTGLPGGEAIYQELERRREVGEPFTVAYFDLDYFKPFSDRFGFAVADSAIREAAAALTTVGRGRPDVFLGHVGGDDFVLLCPPEDALRLAEDARRRFDVGLKRHLPADTASSGTYRGLDRDGEEREFPLTRFSAAIVRIDPARWPSVEHLGEIVAEAKRRAKSPDSGGIAEADATP
- the dacB gene encoding D-alanyl-D-alanine carboxypeptidase/D-alanyl-D-alanine-endopeptidase; protein product: MISRTFRARAALLYALLLATAAPAAVRAQAGPNLAPQGASGATTASLSLADRIDAILARPANRRADWGIEVRELATGRLLYSRNAGRLFIPASNLKLLVTSTAAHHLAPDYRYRTTVYATGPVRDGVLQGDVVLYGRGDPLISDRGGRRRTGAWEELADSLLAAGVHRVAGGVVADDSYFEPAHLRPDWKPSDLRWWYAAPVGALGYNDNAVQTRSGEFAAVPNGAEYAGGSFRDVLESRGIALDRHDVRVVTDPARTDTAASLGSHWSDPLPEVIAPILLNSQNWIAETLLKTVGREVRGVGSWDAGIAVERDFLTRVVGIDSADFRLRDGSGLSANNGVTPRAFVQLLGYVARTPEMSVVRASLPVSGREGSLKTRLTDLPGRVWAKTGYIGGVDSLSGYVTTWDGRTVIFSIIANRSGQTSGRMKAGIDDVVRAIAASPAQ
- a CDS encoding S41 family peptidase, which translates into the protein MTLRICIALAAIALAASASHAQTRHPSRGRPITPALAEATFDSAWSVIDHTLWDTTVANTLWRQARADLRPRALRARTAEELRDVMEEMVGRLPYSHFEVIAGEVSDSLSAAPAGRGDAGMEVRLVGGRYLVTRVEPGGPAAAAGVRPGWVVDAVGTRTARRILELVGQVPAAKEARGRQLYAWIAMTGALKGPPGTRLRVRFLDGADRPVTRELALREPAGAMTEKFGNLPTLAITWDSRRVRAADGTTAGVIRFNYWMPVVMARLNAAVDSLRDTDGMIVDLRGNLGGLGLMASGFAGHFLDRVDTLGVMRTRTTTLYLVSNPRRVDTQARPVRPYAGPLAVLTDAMTGSTSEFFAGGLQQLGRVRVFGEPSAAAALPALAVKLPDGDVLLHAVADFTGKTGKRFEGIGVTPDLAAPPTRAALLAGHDPALDAALAWIAETRRSRASAR
- a CDS encoding DUF620 domain-containing protein, with translation MIRIRFARALGLAAIAVAAQAGAAAAQQTLPPASEIVEKYVRAIGGHDAIARLQARHMTAELSMPAMGMTMTMESFAARPDKSVMHMSMNGMQMAEGYDGQVAWSSDPMNGPRIIDGAELAQRQDMASFDNALDFAKVFPKLETIGEKTVNGKACWNVRMTGQRGTVQEGCFDKESGLLVATHAVRQSRMGEIPVDATYGEYKQFDGVLIPTVSTISQGGQQLVVTLKSLSHDPVPASTFELPAEVKALQH